Proteins encoded within one genomic window of Episyrphus balteatus chromosome 1, idEpiBalt1.1, whole genome shotgun sequence:
- the LOC129906743 gene encoding uncharacterized protein LOC129906743 — protein MMPHMPQRRRLGSVGDSAPPSESSEGTASETCEINQDWSSSANHPTNGLFINSDADDTISIETSSTLLTDNERAQVESFFGGLGTEIFVSSSLANLYEGTGKDDWRLIFTGIPVLLHDKGVARSRSLPRVTLVLAERGSSFALWSDKIDNLSNYHVAGPSFHTMCFSSNHQQLIGFSFDSKDAALELWSQVERLVSDPENIALSAPGRKKSKQKQKRQKPAPLPPKSQISHPCQFHHVTSVTKEDTERYYSMQAFTPGMLKHR, from the coding sequence atgCCACACATGCCGCAACGTCGTCGTTTGGGTTCAGTTGGCGATTCAGCCCCACCAAGTGAATCCTCCGAGGGAACCGCATCGGAAACATGCGAAATCAATCAGGATTGGTCATCCTCGGCCAACCATCCCACAAATGGTCTCTTCATCAATTCAGATGCAGATGACACCATCAGCATTGAAACTAGCAGCACCCTGCTGACCGACAACGAACGTGCCCAAGTTGAAAGTTTTTTCGGTGGCCTTGGTACCGAAATATTTGTCAGCTCATCCCTAGCCAACTTATACGAGGGCACTGGAAAGGATGATTGGCGTTTGATTTTCACTGGCATTCCAGTTTTGCTCCATGACAAAGGCGTAGCCAGATCACGTTCGTTGCCCCGAGTAACATTGGTATTGGCCGAACGGGGTTCCTCATTCGCTCTATGGAGTGACAAAATCGATAATTTGTCAAATTATCACGTTGCCGGTCCATCGTTTCATACAATGTGTTTTTCGAGCAATCATCAGCAGTTGATTGGATTCAGTTTCGATTCGAAGGATGCCGCACTCGAACTCTGGTCACAGGTGGAACGGTTAGTTAGTGATCCAGAGAATATTGCATTGAGTGCTCCGGGTAGGAAGAAGTcgaagcaaaagcaaaagcgCCAAAAGCCTGCACCATTGCCACCTAAATCACAGATATCACATCCTTGTCAATTTCATCACGTAACAAGTGTCACAAAGGAAGACACCGAAAGGTATTACAGTATGCAGGCATTTACTCCGGGTATGTTGAAACATCGTTAA